CGATGAGAAAGCGCGCGTCGGGGTGCTCGCCGTAGCGCCGCAGCCACGTCTGTGCGGTGCTGTAGGTGGCGGTGCGCAGGTCCTCGGGCGGATCTTTGGCCTTCAGGAGTACCTGCAGCAGGAAGTTGGTCCCGGGGTCGTCGGGATGGGCACGCAGAGAGGTCAGGGCCGCGGTGAACGTGGTCGTGCGTAGCTCCGCCGGCAGTCCGTCGGCCCGGAGCAGGATCTCGATGAGGTACCGCGCGTCGGGGTGCTTGTCGTGGGTCTGCAGCCAGGTTTGGGCGGTGCTGTAGGTGGTGGCGCGCAGCTCCTCGGGCAGGTCGTCGGCCTGCCGGAGGAGCACCTGGAGCAGGTAGTTGGTGCCGAGGTGCTTGCCGTGGGTCCGCAAGGTGGTGAGGGCGGTGGTGTGTGTGGTGGTGCGCAGGTCGTCGGGCAGGTCGGCGAGGCGGAACAGGATCTGGAGGAGGAAGGCCGAGCCGACGTCGGCGCCGTGGGTCCGCAGCGACGTCCGCGCCGCGGTCAGGGCGGTGGCGCGCAGGTCCGCCGGCAGCCCTTCGGTCTGCAGCAGCACCTCGATGAGGTACCGCGCGTCGGGGTGCTTGTCGTGGGTCTGCAGCCAGGTCTCGACCGTGGCGTAGGTGGTGGTGCGCAGGTCCTCAGGGGCGTCTTTGGCCTTCAGGAGCACTTGCAGCAGGAAGCTCGCCCCGAGGTGCTCGCCGTGGATCTGCAGCCAGGCCCGTGCCGTGCTGAAGGTGGCGGTGCGCAGGCTCTCGGGCAGGTCTTTGGCCTTCAGGAGTACCTGCAGCAGGAAGTTCGCGCCGAGGTGCTCGCCGTGGACACCGAGCCAGGCTTCGGCCGTGCCGTGGGTGGCCGTGCGCAGCTCCTCGGGCAGCCCGCTGTCCTGCACCAGCGCCTGCAACAGGTAGTTTGCCGTCTCCGTCGTCCCGTACCGGCTCAGCCAGTCCTGCGCCGCGGCACGGACGACCGCGACCATGTCCGCGGACATCGCGGGCTGAGCCAGCGCCCTGCGGATGAGGTAGTCGGCGGTCGCGCTGTCCGAGTTTTCCTCGAGCCACTCCCGGACGTGCCCGAGCGTCTCGGTGAGCGTCGCGTGGGTGAGGTCGCGCCGTCCCAGCAGGTGCGCCAGTACGTAGTTGGCTTCCGGCATCGTCGAGTGGCTTGCGATCCAGCGCCGGGCGAACCCGATCAGACCGGAGGAGCGGTCTTCCGGTACGCCCGAGTCGCTGAGCAGCCCGGGCAGCACATAGCTCGCGTCGACGCTCTGGCCGTGCGGGCGCAGCCAGGCGCGGGCGAACGTGACGAGGGGGTCGATGGCGTGGGCGGGCAGGTTTTTGACCTTGCTCAGCGCTTGCAGGAGGTAGGACGCCCCCAGCTGGGTGCCGTTTTCGGCCAGCCACTCCAGGGCGAAGTCGACCAGCCGCTCAAGGTCGGGGTCCCCGTCGTGGTCCACGACGTCGCACCACAGGATCGCGCTGAGCAGAAAGTCGGACTGCGCGTCGCGGGCGTGGAACTGCAGCCAGTTGAGTCCGAGCTGGACGGCGGCGCGGCCCTGCTCCGGCGGCAGGTCGTCGCGCCTGACCAGGATGCGCATGAGCTGGCTGACGCCGCCAAGAGGGCGTCCGGTCAGCCACGCCAGGGCGTAGTCGGCCAGTTCGGCGGCCGTGTCCCGGCGTTGCGGGGGCAGGCTGCGGGCGGCCGCCAGAAGCAAGGTGTACGCCTCGTGCCGGTGCCCGAGCGCGGCGAGCAGCGGGCTGAACAGATGCTTCCAGTACTCCTGCCGGGTGGTGGTGAGCATCCCGCTGCTCAGCAGCACCGCCGCCGTCCGCGCCCCCGCACCCGGATCCTGCAGCAGCAGCTGCGCCACCTGCTCGCGCCGCTGCGCGAACCACCGGTCGGTCTCGGCGACCACCGCCGCGTGCTGCTGCTCGTCGAGGTCGTCGACAAGCCGGCTGAGCGCGACGAGGGCGTGCTCCAGGGAGCCCGGCCGCCCGCTGACGGCGTCCAGCAGCTGAGCCGTGATCGCCGGTCGCAGGGCGTGCGTGGTGCTCCAGAACATGACGCCTGCGACGAGGAAGTCGGTGACGACGTCGTGCACGGATTCGAGGACGTCGTCGACCTTGGTGAGCCAGCCCATCTCGGTGAGCAGGCGTAGCAGGTTCGCCGCGGAGGCGCGGTCGCCGAACAGGTGCGTGGCGGCCTCCAGCAGCGCCGGCTCGTCCGCCGGCGTGGCGAGGAAGACCGCCGCGGCCGCCTGGATGTGTACCTTCACCTGCGGACCCCAGAGGCTGTCCGGGGTGTCGAGCCGGGGTACGAGCTGGTCCTCGTCCAGCCGGATGTCGAGCCACTGCTGCAGATCGCTGGCGTCCATGCTCGCGCGGGGCAGCGGCGGCAGGTCGCGCTTGATCCGGTCTTCGATCTGCCGGGCCACCAGCAGGGTCAGGATCGGGCGGATGGCGCCGGTGTACGCCAGCAGCGTCTCCGGTCCCAGCGTCTTCGCCGCGCGCGGGGCGGCCGCCTGTGCGAGCGACGCGCAGATGGCCTTCAGATCTTCGCCTTCGGGCTCCAGGCGGATCTGTTCCAGGGCGACCACGTCACGCGCGTGGGCCGCCGTGAGCAGCCAGCCGGTACGCGCACTGGCCACGACGGCAAGGCGCGGGCTTGCGCCCCGCCGGCTCTGCTGCACCAGTGCCAGCAACTGCGCCAGGTCCAGGTCCTTGGCCATGCTCTGGTTGAGGTAGTCGACGACCAGCAGCACCGGCGTAAACGAGGACCGCACGACCGCGGCCACGTGATCCACCACCGCGGCGGCGTTTCCCGGGCGGACGTGCAGGACGGTCCAGTCGTCCTCGACCGCCAAGCCGGCGACCTCCAGCAGCGTGCGGGTCTTGCCGACGCCACCGTGCCCGCTCACCAGCACGGAGTTCGCCCCGTCGCCGGCACGCAGCCGCCGCCAGATGTTGCGTGGATGCCACGCGGTCGTGGACGGTGGCTCGACGTAAGGCATCACGTCGTACAGCAGGCTGGACCGGTACCCCTCGAGCGACCGCAGGATCGTCTGGTGATGCACGACGCACGGCGGGCCGGCGGGCCCAGGCCGTACGACACTCAACGAGGCGCTCCGCGTGACCCCGAGGGCCGACCACCACTGGTCCGCCTCCGCCGCGCCGTCCAGCGCGGTCAGCGGAATGGCGATCAGCGCACCCGGACCCTCGGACAACCCGTGTGTCGTCACGACGGCCGCCAAGTGACCGTCGACCAGGACCGGCGCCCCGGAGAAACCCTGCCACGGCGAACCCGGCCCGGTGGTCGCCGGCGGGCTGCCGCCGACGTCGATGCGCAGCAGGCCGTCCCGCAGCCGGCTCATGACGTCGATGCTCCCGACCGCCGAGTAGGTGCTGCGGCGCGCCCCGACCGGGCCGTCCATGAACCGCGGCCAGCCCACCACCCGCACCGACTCCAGCGCGCCCATGCCGCCGCGGTCGATCTCCGCGACCGGAAAGGGCGGCGCGTCCAGCGCGGGGTCGTCGATCTCCACGATCGCCAGGTCCGGGGCGGTGCCGGCACCGGGAGCGCGCGGGTCGCCGCGCCACCGCACCTGCCCGGTGTACCGGTTGCCCACCGCGTCGTCCAGCAGCACCGTCCGGGCACCGGCGACTACGTGCGCGCAGGTGAGCACCGCCCGGCCCGCCACAAGAAAGCCCGAACCGTAGGCATAACGGCCACCTGGGCGACCGCTGCCGCGATCGGCGACTATTCCGAGGACACGCTCTGCGACCCGCATTGGAGGCTGCCTGTGGAACGCCTCACCGCTTCAACTGGTCCGCCGTGTCTGTGACGCTCACCTGATTTCCGTGCGCGTCCACAGGAGCGCCCAACTCTAGGATGATCGTGCTGACCGCCTCGTCCTGCCGGCCCACCTCGCCGCCCAGCTCCGCGTTGACGAACGGCACCTTGAAGCCCGCCTTGCCGCTCTTGCTGCGGGTCGCGACAACCTTCAGCTCGATCGTCGCCGACGTCACCGGAAACGTCGGGAAGCCGGACCCGCTGGCGGCGGCCGCCGCGAGATCCGCCTTCAGCGCCTCGATCGCGTCAGCGAGGCCCCATCCCCGAGCGTCCGTGTCGTCGACATCCATCGGCACACCCTCCCGGCGCTTCGCCTGCCTCGCGGTAGCTCAGGACCCTACCAGTCGTGGTCCACGAGGGACTTTCCCAAGACTCCTTGTTGACACCGCCCTCGGCCAGGTGGTCGTCCATGACCGCGGCGATCCGGACGGGGGCCGCTGCGCCGCTCAGCCACCCGCGACCGGCCGCACGGCGTCGAGGCTGGGCGCGGCCGACAGCGGCCGTCTTCAGCCCGCTGCCGGCCCGCCGCCGACGGCGAGCCCATCCGCCTCGGCGTCCGCGCCCGTGAACTGTTTGGCCACCTCCAGCGCGCAGCTGGCCATCCTGCCGGCCGGCGTGGCGGCGGGCACGAAGGTGCGCGGTCAGCCCCGCGACCGCGCACGCACCGGCGGAATCAAGATGCCCGCTCTACCCCTCCGAAACTTCCGGAGACGTGCCGGAATAATCGATCAGTCGCATGGCGTCACGGCGCATTGACTTATCGAGACCTGTCGAGTGCGTGCCGCGTTCTCCAGGAGTTGGCGACAACCGCACCTTCCGCAATCCTTCCGGGAACTTGTTGACAAGTGCAGTCGGGTTGATCAATACTGCGAACATTGATGAACCTCTACGTCTGCCGCCGCCGGGCCACGGGCAGCGCAGTTCATCGCGAGTCGTGTCTTGCAGCGGCCCTCGGGCCGCCTCACGAAAAGGATGCACGCGCGT
This genomic stretch from Phytohabitans houttuyneae harbors:
- a CDS encoding S1 family peptidase, which translates into the protein MRVAERVLGIVADRGSGRPGGRYAYGSGFLVAGRAVLTCAHVVAGARTVLLDDAVGNRYTGQVRWRGDPRAPGAGTAPDLAIVEIDDPALDAPPFPVAEIDRGGMGALESVRVVGWPRFMDGPVGARRSTYSAVGSIDVMSRLRDGLLRIDVGGSPPATTGPGSPWQGFSGAPVLVDGHLAAVVTTHGLSEGPGALIAIPLTALDGAAEADQWWSALGVTRSASLSVVRPGPAGPPCVVHHQTILRSLEGYRSSLLYDVMPYVEPPSTTAWHPRNIWRRLRAGDGANSVLVSGHGGVGKTRTLLEVAGLAVEDDWTVLHVRPGNAAAVVDHVAAVVRSSFTPVLLVVDYLNQSMAKDLDLAQLLALVQQSRRGASPRLAVVASARTGWLLTAAHARDVVALEQIRLEPEGEDLKAICASLAQAAAPRAAKTLGPETLLAYTGAIRPILTLLVARQIEDRIKRDLPPLPRASMDASDLQQWLDIRLDEDQLVPRLDTPDSLWGPQVKVHIQAAAAVFLATPADEPALLEAATHLFGDRASAANLLRLLTEMGWLTKVDDVLESVHDVVTDFLVAGVMFWSTTHALRPAITAQLLDAVSGRPGSLEHALVALSRLVDDLDEQQHAAVVAETDRWFAQRREQVAQLLLQDPGAGARTAAVLLSSGMLTTTRQEYWKHLFSPLLAALGHRHEAYTLLLAAARSLPPQRRDTAAELADYALAWLTGRPLGGVSQLMRILVRRDDLPPEQGRAAVQLGLNWLQFHARDAQSDFLLSAILWCDVVDHDGDPDLERLVDFALEWLAENGTQLGASYLLQALSKVKNLPAHAIDPLVTFARAWLRPHGQSVDASYVLPGLLSDSGVPEDRSSGLIGFARRWIASHSTMPEANYVLAHLLGRRDLTHATLTETLGHVREWLEENSDSATADYLIRRALAQPAMSADMVAVVRAAAQDWLSRYGTTETANYLLQALVQDSGLPEELRTATHGTAEAWLGVHGEHLGANFLLQVLLKAKDLPESLRTATFSTARAWLQIHGEHLGASFLLQVLLKAKDAPEDLRTTTYATVETWLQTHDKHPDARYLIEVLLQTEGLPADLRATALTAARTSLRTHGADVGSAFLLQILFRLADLPDDLRTTTHTTALTTLRTHGKHLGTNYLLQVLLRQADDLPEELRATTYSTAQTWLQTHDKHPDARYLIEILLRADGLPAELRTTTFTAALTSLRAHPDDPGTNFLLQVLLKAKDPPEDLRTATYSTAQTWLRRYGEHPDARFLIEVLLRVTGLPADLRTTTYSAAETSLRIHGKLPDSRFLIQALLQAHELPAALRTAAFTTAQTWLHDHGKLPDTRYLIDALLQIARRPSALRQAAVNAVMSWLDAWWQEATAGAALRAVLQDGPDEGSWDLTDDQRLRLTERALQWLSHFESTTEARQVIVLMLQPHVSDARTRRRVLRAAVGWLDEYAGTPRASEIISDVLGSQDLPDDLLPRAFKAAELWLSREKLHAYGARFVLQALFHRQSAQPDLVRDVLAGHLRVIEQRISAPKSRFTLGVIVGEPALDPDIRQTVMRLARTWLATFAEVTNAHLVIASVARRDDLTGDEVRWLEDATRAWLGSNADGPAAAPLAQTLLESGVPFTAELKGTLWTIRADSDPTDPTPA
- a CDS encoding trypco2 family protein, coding for MDVDDTDARGWGLADAIEALKADLAAAAASGSGFPTFPVTSATIELKVVATRSKSGKAGFKVPFVNAELGGEVGRQDEAVSTIILELGAPVDAHGNQVSVTDTADQLKR